A genomic stretch from Hemicordylus capensis ecotype Gifberg chromosome 1, rHemCap1.1.pri, whole genome shotgun sequence includes:
- the LOC128327795 gene encoding guanylyl cyclase-activating protein 2-like, with product MGQYLTCDTKGIEVAELQEMYKKFVLECPSGCLYLHEFKQFFDITSQSEASEYAERAFRSFDRNGDNVIDFLEYVAVLNLVLRGKLEHKLKWSFKLYDTDGNGFLDKAELRKMLKCVYTVKQGWARNMDTLMSNPEEVCDRIFQRMDENNDGKLSLKEFLDGVQKDDWIRKMLHLDINPTEWILEQKKKRKADVSDKIPKKKDT from the exons ATGGGGCAATATCTTACCTGTGACACGAAAGGAATTGAGGTAGCAGAATTACAGGAAATGTACAAGAAGTTTGTTCTAGAATGTCCCAGTGGATGTCTCTACTTGCATGAATTTAAGCAGTTTTTTGACATCACCAGCCAGAGCGAAGCATCTGAATATGCTGAGCGTGCATTTCGATCCTTTGACAGGAATGGG GATAATGTGATAGACTTCTTGGAGTATGTAGCagttttaaatctggttttaagaGGGAAACTTGAGCACAAGCTGAAGTGGTCCTTTAAATTGTATGACACAGATGGGAATGGCTTTCTTGACAAGGCTGAACTAAGGAAAATGTTGAAG TGTGTCTATACAGTCAAACAAGGATGGGCAAGAAATATGGATACTCTGATGTCAAACCCAGAGGAAGTGTGTGACCGAATATTTCAACGAATGGATGAAAACAATGATG GAAAGCTCTCACTGAAGGAATTTCTTGATGGAGTGCAAAAAGATGACTGGATAAGGAAAATGCTACATCTAGACATAAATCCGACAGAATGGATTCTTgaacagaagaagaaaaggaaggcagATGTATCTGACAAAATACCAAAGAAAAAAGATACATGA